From Echinicola soli, a single genomic window includes:
- a CDS encoding sulfatase family protein: MIVYLSDDLGYLDVSVYGADVVKTPILEKLSDEGMTFDNAFVASPSCAPSRAALLTGLMPARNGAEVNHAFPKPAIPYLIGQLKDNGYSVFAFGKVAHYGGNEKCGFDFHHDEQTGLYDNISGYFDSTKVEGPVCIFVGDRRPHVWWTDKLDYDPKKVDLPPYFINTKSTREHRARYYTDVTGMDGEMGQVLDYLDEMLDDNTLTLFTSDHGAQWPFGKWNLYDAGIRTPLIVKWPGKITPGTRTKAMVSWVDILPTLLDVSGSEIPHNLDGKSFSEVLKGNTNDFRDVIYTTHTGDGNFNVYPMRSIRNERYKLIVNLIPNAYHTNHSDILRKDGAGAFWDSWDDQAAQDPLAAAVVQRYFVRPAVEFYDLANDPNEQHNLANELAYQPLVTKMKKQLDNWMVAQGDEQKLYKQPYYFPGPKPNGKTIQERKNEH; encoded by the coding sequence ATGATCGTTTATCTATCCGATGACCTTGGCTACTTGGATGTGTCGGTATATGGAGCGGATGTGGTAAAGACCCCAATACTGGAAAAGCTCAGCGATGAGGGAATGACCTTTGACAATGCTTTTGTAGCTTCGCCTTCCTGTGCGCCGAGTAGGGCGGCTTTGCTGACCGGCCTGATGCCTGCTAGAAATGGCGCTGAGGTAAATCATGCATTTCCCAAACCAGCTATTCCGTATTTGATCGGCCAGCTTAAGGACAATGGTTATTCGGTTTTTGCTTTTGGAAAGGTGGCTCATTATGGTGGTAATGAAAAGTGCGGCTTTGACTTTCACCATGATGAGCAGACCGGCCTGTACGACAATATCAGCGGATATTTTGATAGCACCAAAGTGGAAGGACCTGTCTGTATTTTTGTCGGAGACCGAAGGCCTCATGTATGGTGGACCGATAAGTTGGACTATGATCCTAAAAAAGTGGATTTGCCCCCATATTTCATCAATACCAAATCTACCAGGGAGCATCGAGCACGGTATTATACCGATGTGACCGGTATGGATGGTGAAATGGGACAGGTACTGGATTATCTTGATGAGATGTTAGATGACAATACTCTTACACTGTTTACCAGTGACCACGGCGCACAGTGGCCCTTTGGGAAGTGGAATCTCTATGATGCGGGTATCCGGACACCACTGATCGTAAAGTGGCCGGGTAAGATCACCCCTGGAACCAGAACGAAAGCGATGGTGAGTTGGGTGGATATTTTACCGACTTTGCTGGATGTTTCAGGTAGTGAAATCCCCCATAATTTGGACGGAAAATCTTTTTCGGAAGTACTAAAAGGGAATACCAATGATTTCAGGGATGTAATCTATACCACCCACACTGGTGACGGCAACTTCAATGTTTATCCAATGCGGAGCATTCGCAATGAGCGCTACAAACTCATTGTCAATCTGATACCCAATGCCTATCACACCAACCATTCGGATATTTTGAGGAAAGACGGGGCGGGTGCTTTTTGGGACAGCTGGGATGATCAAGCCGCACAGGATCCTTTGGCAGCTGCGGTGGTCCAGCGGTATTTTGTCCGTCCGGCAGTGGAGTTTTATGATCTTGCCAATGACCCCAACGAGCAGCATAATCTCGCCAATGAGTTGGCATATCAGCCTTTAGTGACCAAAATGAAAAAGCAATTGGACAATTGGATGGTAGCACAAGGTGATGAACAGAAACTGTACAAG